The Apium graveolens cultivar Ventura chromosome 6, ASM990537v1, whole genome shotgun sequence genome contains a region encoding:
- the LOC141665347 gene encoding uncharacterized protein LOC141665347 yields the protein MAQRWYSRLPPNSIGSFKNLSQAFIKQYISGRVHEKSSTSLMCIVQGAKESLRKYLNRFTKEALKVPDLDDKVAMIALQQGTRDEFFKMSLAKRPPESMLQLQDRAEKYIKVEESMKKIVVNNESTGNKKRKTGQEYDAKDKYPRIGKNSDSSSSKKNQQPRFTEYARLNAPRSQILMEIEKDKDFKWPKPLRGDPEKRDKSRYYIIHKYVGHDTDDCRNLRMRLSI from the coding sequence atggctcaaaggtggtacagccGTCTGCCCCCAAATTCCATTGGATCCTTTAAGAACTTgagtcaagcttttattaagcagtaTATAAGTGGCAGAGTGCACGAGAAGAGTTCAACATCTCTCATGTGTATAGtccaaggagcaaaggagtccctGAGAAAGTATCTGAATCGATTTACGAAGGAGGCTTTGAAGGTCCCTGACCTTGATGATAAAGTAGCTATGATAGCCCTGCAGCAAGGGACTAGagacgagttcttcaagatgtctttggctaAGCGCCCTCCTGAAAGCATGCTGCAGCTCCAGGATAGAGCCGAGAAATATATTAAGGTAGAGGAGAGTATGAAGAAGATAGTTGTGAATAATGAGTCTACTGGGAACAAGAAGCGGAAGACGGGTCAGGAGTACgatgccaaggacaagtatccacGAATTGGAAAGAACTCTGACTCCTCCTCCTCTAAGAAGAATCAACAACCAAGGTTCACTGAATATGCAAGATTGAATGCTCCGAGGAGCCAAATCCTTATGGAAATTGAAAAGGATAAGGACTTCAAATGGCCGAAAccactaaggggagaccccgaGAAGAGAGACAAGAGTCGGTACTACATAATTCACAAATATGTCGGTCATGATACTGATGATTGTAGGAACTTaaggatgagattgagtatcTGA